In Collimonas arenae, a single genomic region encodes these proteins:
- a CDS encoding YciI family protein — MRFMIIRKADQETEAGVMPSESLIAAMMKFNEEMVQAGVMKDGDGLHPSSKGARIKFSGGKPTVIDGPFAETKELIAGFTMIQVKSKAEALEWVKRWPAEDANGNVELELRQVFEAEDFGDALTPELREAEERMREHLQNSAAQPDAKS, encoded by the coding sequence ATGCGCTTCATGATCATACGCAAGGCCGACCAGGAAACCGAAGCAGGCGTCATGCCCAGCGAATCGCTGATCGCGGCAATGATGAAATTTAACGAAGAAATGGTGCAAGCCGGCGTCATGAAGGACGGCGACGGCCTGCATCCGAGCAGCAAGGGCGCGCGCATCAAATTCTCGGGAGGCAAACCGACCGTTATCGACGGTCCGTTTGCCGAGACCAAGGAATTGATCGCGGGCTTCACCATGATCCAGGTGAAATCGAAGGCAGAAGCATTGGAATGGGTCAAACGCTGGCCGGCCGAAGACGCCAACGGCAATGTCGAACTGGAACTGCGCCAGGTATTCGAAGCGGAGGATTTCGGGGACGCCCTCACGCCGGAGCTGAGAGAAGCGGAAGAACGCATGCGCGAGCACCTGCAGAATTCCGCCGCACAACCAGATGCCAAGTCCTAA
- a CDS encoding SRPBCC family protein, translating to MLKTIAIIIVVALAAILGLAATRPDNFRVQRSVSIKAPPEKIFALIENFHSWASWSPYEKLDPGMQKTFSGAASGKGAVYAWDSSGKAGAGRMEISDAVTPSKVVIKLDFSKPLEGHNTAEFTIDTQGDSSNVTWAMYGPSPYVAKVMGLFFNMDTMIGKDFETGLASLKSAAEK from the coding sequence ATGCTCAAAACCATCGCCATCATCATCGTTGTAGCACTTGCCGCCATCCTCGGACTGGCAGCGACCCGGCCTGACAATTTCCGCGTGCAACGCTCCGTCTCGATCAAGGCGCCGCCGGAAAAAATCTTCGCCCTCATCGAGAATTTTCACAGCTGGGCCAGCTGGTCGCCATATGAAAAGCTGGATCCGGGCATGCAGAAAACGTTCAGCGGCGCCGCTAGCGGCAAGGGTGCGGTGTATGCCTGGGACAGCTCGGGCAAGGCCGGTGCCGGACGCATGGAAATCAGCGATGCCGTGACGCCATCCAAGGTCGTTATCAAACTGGATTTCAGCAAGCCGCTGGAAGGCCACAACACGGCAGAATTTACGATAGATACCCAGGGCGACAGCAGCAACGTCACCTGGGCCATGTATGGACCGTCACCTTATGTCGCAAAGGTAATGGGGCTGTTTTTCAATATGGATACCATGATCGGCAAGGATTTTGAAACCGGACTTGCCAGCTTGAAAAGCGCTGCAGAAAAATAA
- a CDS encoding VOC family protein has translation MQLNPYLNFNGNCDAAFKFYEKVLGGKIAFKITYGETPDSGGEQCPPASKDHLAHVRLEAPGLVLMGSDCPPGFFEKAQGITLSLTVDKLAEAERLYNALKENGEVKMALAKTFWAVGFAMVTDQFGTPWMINCEKEA, from the coding sequence ATGCAATTGAATCCTTACCTCAATTTCAACGGCAACTGCGACGCCGCGTTCAAATTCTACGAGAAAGTTTTGGGCGGAAAAATCGCCTTCAAGATCACCTATGGCGAAACTCCGGACAGCGGCGGCGAACAATGTCCACCTGCTTCCAAAGATCATCTCGCTCACGTGCGGCTGGAAGCGCCTGGTCTCGTATTGATGGGCTCTGACTGTCCGCCGGGATTTTTTGAAAAAGCCCAGGGCATTACCCTGTCCCTGACCGTCGACAAGCTGGCGGAAGCAGAGCGTTTGTACAACGCATTGAAAGAAAACGGCGAAGTCAAAATGGCGCTGGCAAAAACCTTTTGGGCAGTCGGCTTCGCCATGGTAACCGATCAGTTCGGTACGCCATGGATGATCAACTGCGAAAAGGAAGCTTGA